The following proteins come from a genomic window of Geothrix edaphica:
- a CDS encoding lantibiotic dehydratase, which yields MLRSPSLPLDSLDPRNPPERDREALRGILRELAGRDAVREALALASPDLAARLDAWRSGALEPPAARGVERALLKYLGRMSRRATPFGLFAGVSTGTWGATSQLAVASWPECRKAVRLDWGVLETLVARLEQAPEVRSRTVYRPNSSLYGCGGWYRYLEHREQPGTGRTYHLEAVEATPHLDFALQEARDGVRLEDLAERLAGHLEVPPAEARAFLEQLVQAQVLCGDLLPPLSSRDPLGHVVSALRAESATAHHAEPLAALGLGLKRLQEAPAGSHPRGDPGLAAALLDLGIPAETRDVLQVDLFRPAPDLSLSPGVRQALEEGAETLRRLTPAPAEGALERFRAAFTARYDARWMPLLEVLDEERGIGFDGAPVYDSPLLEGLSFQSPPAPAPLSRRDRYLLAQLPRWQGTQAWELEEADLAALAHPDPQPFPPSFAALATLAAASPAALDRGEFQFWMEHHSGPTAARWLGRFASGDPELEEALQRHLRKEEAGRPEVVFAEVVHVPEGRMGNVLARPSLRDYEIPFLAPSGVAAGAAILPADLQVAVRGERVVLASTRLGREVVPRLSSAHNFARGPVVYRFLARLQDQDGRPGGWSWGALAEQPFLPRVTRGRHVLSKARWRVEARELKEAAAGPGEGAWGAFQALRERRELPRFVVLTEADNSLLVDLDQALWVETLHHLVANRPGFILTECFPAPGEALVTAPEGRFAHELVIPFEATAPPRPQAIALPSALPASEVRTYPPGSEWLYLKLYGGPASADRLLTELEPLLRMTGAQGLWDRWHFIRYRDPDPHLRLRFHGVPLRLLAELLPLLHKYLEERRAQGLLRTWQVDTFEPEWERYGGALGFSLAEAWFWADSQQVLAHLAAGMTLEQRWRTGLHEVDAIWAALGLDRSARKALAQATRERLRKEFGDTGAESAQLGVRFRGLRRELEAGFPASTGASGAQHLRGLDRIRAASAEGLLQESLTRIAGSLAHMHLNRLFRNHPREQEWVLMEFLTRLYDSHLARFPEGSAGSGG from the coding sequence GTGTTACGTAGCCCGAGCCTCCCGCTGGATTCGCTGGATCCCCGGAATCCTCCGGAACGGGACCGGGAGGCCCTGCGCGGGATCCTCCGCGAGCTGGCCGGACGCGACGCCGTGCGGGAGGCCCTGGCGCTGGCCTCGCCGGACCTCGCCGCGCGGCTGGACGCGTGGCGGTCGGGAGCCCTGGAGCCCCCGGCGGCCCGCGGCGTCGAGCGGGCCCTGCTGAAGTACCTCGGCCGCATGAGCCGCCGCGCGACGCCCTTCGGCCTGTTCGCGGGCGTGTCGACGGGAACCTGGGGCGCCACGAGCCAGCTCGCCGTGGCCTCCTGGCCGGAGTGCCGCAAGGCCGTGCGTCTGGATTGGGGCGTCCTGGAGACCCTGGTGGCACGCCTGGAGCAGGCGCCGGAGGTGCGGTCCCGGACGGTGTACCGCCCCAACTCCAGCCTCTACGGATGCGGGGGCTGGTACCGGTACCTGGAGCACCGGGAGCAGCCCGGAACGGGGCGGACCTACCACCTGGAGGCGGTGGAGGCCACGCCCCACCTGGACTTCGCGCTTCAGGAGGCCCGGGATGGCGTGCGCCTGGAGGACCTCGCGGAGCGGCTGGCCGGTCACCTGGAGGTGCCGCCGGCGGAGGCGCGGGCCTTCCTGGAGCAGCTCGTGCAGGCCCAGGTCCTCTGCGGGGATCTGCTGCCTCCGCTGAGCAGCCGGGATCCCCTGGGCCACGTGGTCTCCGCCCTGCGGGCCGAGTCGGCCACGGCCCACCACGCGGAGCCCCTGGCGGCCCTGGGCCTGGGCCTGAAGCGCCTCCAGGAGGCCCCGGCCGGTTCGCACCCCCGAGGCGATCCGGGCCTGGCGGCCGCCCTGCTCGATCTGGGGATCCCCGCGGAAACCCGGGATGTCCTCCAGGTGGACCTCTTCCGTCCCGCCCCGGACCTGTCCCTGTCCCCCGGAGTGCGGCAGGCCCTCGAGGAGGGCGCCGAGACGCTCCGCCGCCTGACGCCGGCCCCGGCCGAGGGGGCGCTGGAGCGGTTCCGGGCGGCCTTCACCGCGCGGTACGACGCCCGCTGGATGCCGCTGCTGGAGGTCCTGGACGAGGAGCGCGGGATCGGCTTCGACGGGGCGCCCGTCTATGACTCGCCACTGCTGGAGGGCCTGTCGTTCCAGAGCCCGCCCGCCCCGGCCCCGCTGTCCCGCCGGGACCGGTACCTGCTGGCGCAGCTGCCCCGCTGGCAGGGGACCCAGGCCTGGGAGCTGGAGGAGGCGGACCTGGCCGCCCTCGCCCACCCGGATCCCCAGCCCTTCCCGCCCTCCTTCGCCGCGCTGGCCACCCTGGCGGCGGCCAGTCCGGCCGCCCTGGACCGGGGCGAGTTCCAGTTCTGGATGGAGCACCACTCGGGCCCCACGGCCGCCCGCTGGCTGGGGAGGTTCGCCTCCGGGGATCCCGAGCTGGAGGAGGCCCTCCAGCGGCACCTGCGGAAGGAGGAGGCCGGGCGCCCCGAGGTGGTGTTCGCCGAGGTGGTCCATGTGCCTGAGGGCCGCATGGGCAACGTCCTGGCCCGGCCTTCGCTGCGGGACTACGAGATCCCCTTCCTGGCCCCGTCCGGCGTCGCCGCCGGGGCGGCCATCCTCCCTGCGGACCTCCAGGTGGCCGTGCGCGGGGAGCGCGTGGTGCTGGCCTCGACGCGGCTGGGGCGGGAGGTCGTGCCCCGCCTCTCCTCGGCCCACAACTTCGCCCGCGGGCCGGTGGTCTACCGGTTCCTGGCCCGCCTGCAGGACCAGGATGGGCGTCCGGGCGGGTGGTCCTGGGGCGCCCTGGCGGAACAGCCCTTCCTGCCCCGGGTCACGCGCGGGCGCCACGTCCTCAGCAAGGCCCGCTGGCGGGTGGAGGCCCGGGAGCTGAAGGAGGCCGCGGCAGGCCCGGGCGAGGGTGCCTGGGGCGCGTTCCAGGCGCTGCGGGAGCGCCGGGAGCTGCCCCGGTTCGTCGTGCTCACGGAGGCCGACAACAGCCTGCTGGTGGACCTGGACCAGGCCCTCTGGGTGGAGACGCTGCACCACCTCGTGGCGAACCGTCCGGGCTTCATCCTCACGGAGTGCTTCCCCGCTCCCGGCGAGGCCCTGGTCACCGCGCCGGAGGGGCGGTTCGCCCATGAGCTGGTCATCCCCTTCGAGGCGACCGCCCCGCCCAGGCCCCAGGCCATCGCCCTCCCGTCGGCGCTCCCCGCGTCCGAAGTCCGGACCTATCCCCCGGGGTCGGAATGGCTCTACCTCAAGCTCTACGGCGGGCCGGCCAGCGCGGACCGGCTCCTCACGGAGCTGGAGCCACTGCTCCGGATGACCGGGGCGCAGGGGCTTTGGGACCGCTGGCACTTCATCCGGTACCGCGATCCAGACCCGCACCTGCGCCTCCGCTTCCACGGCGTGCCCCTCCGGCTCCTCGCGGAGCTGCTGCCCCTGCTCCACAAGTATCTGGAAGAGCGCCGGGCCCAGGGGCTCCTCCGGACCTGGCAGGTGGACACCTTCGAACCCGAGTGGGAGCGCTACGGCGGCGCCCTCGGCTTCTCCCTGGCGGAGGCCTGGTTCTGGGCGGACAGCCAGCAGGTCCTGGCGCACCTGGCCGCGGGCATGACGCTGGAGCAGCGCTGGCGGACGGGGCTGCACGAGGTGGACGCCATCTGGGCGGCCCTGGGCCTGGACCGTTCAGCACGGAAGGCGCTGGCCCAGGCCACCCGGGAGCGTCTCCGGAAGGAATTCGGCGACACCGGGGCGGAAAGCGCCCAGCTGGGCGTGCGGTTCCGGGGCCTTCGGAGGGAGCTCGAGGCGGGGTTCCCCGCGAGCACCGGGGCCTCCGGGGCCCAGCACCTTCGCGGCCTGGACCGGATCCGGGCCGCCTCCGCAGAGGGGCTGCTGCAGGAGAGCCTGACCCGCATCGCGGGGAGCCTGGCGCACATGCACCTCAACCGCCTGTTCCGGAACCACCCCCGGGAACAGGAATGGGTGCTCATGGAGTTCCTGACCCGCCTCTACGACTCCCACCTCGCGCGGTTTCCGGAGGGCTCCGCCGGATCGGGAGGGTAG
- a CDS encoding DUF3606 domain-containing protein: MHENLEIRGTESQEWINVHEPYELRDWAIYFSVSRMKIAEAVMAVGPMVEDVKRYLGK; this comes from the coding sequence ATGCACGAGAACCTGGAGATCCGGGGAACGGAAAGCCAGGAATGGATCAACGTCCACGAGCCCTACGAGCTGCGGGACTGGGCCATCTACTTCAGCGTCTCGCGGATGAAGATCGCCGAGGCGGTCATGGCCGTGGGTCCCATGGTCGAGGATGTGAAGCGCTACCTCGGGAAGTGA
- a CDS encoding PD-(D/E)XK nuclease family protein, translating to MSYDPFDGVLLDDPRLPVPGALGMMLHLRVARRLAKSNGWSRPSLDGLKARAGACQELLAQGLLPATVRALRAHGLDLGNPTTPHSLASLVAHLEAYLLEVDRAGYLEPDVALWRAVDLELAGLRGFWIERTAEDGPIAAGLRDLVPARLRALACVPGLEGAAFTLATRKGDATSGLFGSPQPVVEWFLDGLEEHGGGLPNALDLAEPDGWGSAPWVPALENLFEGPLDLAGHEGCFQRGLVEGPVDLLRHGAEQVCAWLDEGIPAKDITLIHPEPHKVGLFLAPILAAEGVALHVRGGLLPLLASEAWSPLWTLLEGVQRLDPCAVSAGLRASRRDDLRRWADLLAVADQDGPLSFEGSFMHLNDWARAGAQATWRELDALRGRTAAAHDWAARLEALAAALRLPTDPEDFFSPLGLMKEAWGNEAWSFADMLTALEAFLESARSSRVPRSPEGLRLVTPDTLLEDWSGARATLILDLSEGAWPGRAADNPDLDWNRKAALNRALLEATRAAEGDAVFPPALQRFWLPRSEHGDQIPRTFQMEAYAFNKVLAMTRERLVALSPGQDAEGRLQAQGPFWNALEGAAPWAPQATAVHSGLRWLWEGREADPRAEARATAALARPEKDALTTQAPEPDRVSGVREVWLKGRPGASPTALEGLARCPFRSLAERVWGLASFDARSRLSMAVGTLVHHVLEAALTPVVGIEDWPAAFLAGAGVAPEAGADALLPVLQDLWTANRETWLAGLGDAIPQEQWPQAVLDLEALLPNAAAALMLDATTPGPTRWEIAFLYPERMPLAEAANWRKTPPLQEGWTRTLFSLEGELGPVDLDLGNGRSLAVMGKVDRIERWDHVEGLSFLRVTDYKTSKKTSLDAYAEAGAPFAAHLQTPLYMLIAEAALPGSLSTAALLPLREEEPAPFTEHLRTLAEAGDSGAWRARLRENLARFDARLETGDFPPTPGDHCQRCELGALCGRPVDVTVETDEGED from the coding sequence ATGAGCTACGACCCCTTCGACGGTGTGCTGTTGGATGACCCGAGGCTGCCGGTCCCGGGCGCCCTGGGCATGATGCTGCACCTGCGGGTGGCGCGCCGCCTGGCCAAGTCGAATGGTTGGTCCAGGCCGAGTCTGGATGGCCTGAAGGCCCGGGCCGGGGCCTGCCAGGAACTCCTGGCCCAGGGCCTGCTCCCCGCGACGGTCCGGGCTCTGCGGGCCCATGGGCTGGACCTGGGGAATCCCACGACGCCGCACAGCCTGGCGAGCCTCGTGGCCCACCTGGAGGCCTACCTCCTGGAGGTGGACCGCGCCGGCTACCTGGAGCCCGACGTCGCCCTCTGGCGGGCCGTGGATCTGGAACTGGCGGGCCTGCGGGGATTCTGGATCGAGCGCACGGCGGAAGACGGCCCCATCGCCGCCGGCCTGCGCGACCTGGTCCCCGCCCGGCTACGGGCCCTGGCCTGCGTCCCGGGCCTGGAGGGCGCCGCGTTCACCCTCGCCACCCGCAAGGGGGACGCCACCTCCGGGCTCTTCGGCAGCCCCCAACCGGTGGTGGAGTGGTTCCTGGATGGGCTGGAGGAGCATGGCGGGGGCCTGCCCAACGCGCTGGATCTCGCGGAACCGGATGGCTGGGGCTCGGCCCCCTGGGTCCCGGCCCTGGAGAACCTCTTCGAGGGACCCCTGGACCTCGCAGGCCACGAAGGCTGCTTCCAGCGGGGCCTGGTGGAGGGCCCCGTGGACCTGCTGCGCCACGGGGCGGAGCAGGTCTGCGCCTGGCTGGACGAGGGCATCCCCGCGAAGGACATCACCCTCATCCACCCGGAGCCGCACAAGGTGGGCCTCTTCCTGGCGCCCATCCTGGCGGCGGAAGGGGTGGCCCTGCATGTGCGCGGCGGCCTGCTGCCCCTCCTCGCCAGCGAGGCCTGGAGCCCCCTCTGGACCCTGCTGGAAGGCGTGCAGCGCCTGGATCCCTGCGCGGTCTCCGCGGGCCTGCGGGCCTCCCGCCGCGACGACCTGCGCCGCTGGGCCGACCTCCTGGCGGTGGCGGACCAGGACGGGCCGCTCTCCTTCGAAGGCAGCTTCATGCACCTGAACGACTGGGCCAGGGCCGGCGCCCAGGCCACCTGGCGGGAGCTGGACGCCCTGCGCGGCCGGACGGCCGCCGCCCACGACTGGGCCGCGCGCCTGGAGGCCCTGGCCGCGGCCCTGCGCCTGCCCACGGATCCGGAGGACTTCTTCTCCCCGCTGGGCCTGATGAAGGAGGCCTGGGGGAACGAGGCGTGGTCGTTCGCCGACATGCTCACGGCCCTGGAGGCCTTCCTGGAATCCGCCCGCAGCAGCCGGGTGCCCCGGTCGCCCGAGGGCCTGCGCCTGGTGACGCCGGACACGCTGCTGGAGGACTGGTCCGGCGCCCGGGCCACACTGATCCTCGACCTCTCCGAAGGCGCCTGGCCGGGCCGCGCCGCCGACAACCCGGACCTGGACTGGAACCGGAAGGCCGCCCTCAACCGGGCGCTCCTGGAGGCCACCCGCGCCGCGGAGGGGGACGCCGTCTTCCCGCCGGCCCTCCAGCGCTTCTGGCTGCCCCGCAGCGAGCACGGCGACCAGATCCCCCGCACCTTCCAGATGGAGGCCTACGCCTTCAACAAGGTGCTGGCCATGACGCGGGAACGGCTGGTGGCGCTGAGTCCCGGCCAGGATGCCGAGGGGCGCCTGCAGGCCCAGGGGCCGTTCTGGAACGCCCTGGAAGGGGCGGCGCCCTGGGCGCCCCAGGCGACCGCCGTGCACAGCGGCCTGCGCTGGCTGTGGGAAGGGCGCGAGGCGGATCCCCGTGCCGAGGCCCGCGCCACCGCCGCCCTGGCGCGCCCCGAGAAAGACGCGCTGACCACCCAGGCCCCGGAACCTGATCGCGTGTCCGGGGTGCGCGAGGTCTGGCTCAAGGGCCGCCCCGGCGCCAGCCCCACGGCGCTCGAGGGGCTGGCCCGGTGCCCCTTCCGCTCCCTGGCCGAGCGCGTGTGGGGGCTGGCGAGCTTCGACGCCCGGAGCCGGCTCTCCATGGCCGTGGGCACCCTGGTGCATCACGTGCTGGAAGCGGCCCTGACACCGGTGGTGGGGATCGAGGACTGGCCCGCCGCCTTCCTCGCCGGGGCGGGCGTGGCGCCCGAAGCGGGAGCCGACGCCCTGCTGCCGGTGCTCCAGGACCTCTGGACCGCGAACCGGGAGACCTGGCTGGCCGGGCTGGGTGACGCCATCCCCCAGGAGCAGTGGCCCCAGGCCGTGCTGGACCTGGAGGCCCTGCTGCCCAACGCCGCCGCCGCCCTGATGCTCGATGCCACCACCCCGGGTCCCACCCGGTGGGAGATCGCGTTCCTCTATCCCGAGCGGATGCCCCTGGCGGAGGCCGCCAACTGGCGGAAGACGCCGCCCCTGCAGGAGGGCTGGACGCGGACGCTGTTTTCCCTGGAGGGGGAACTGGGTCCGGTGGATTTGGACCTGGGGAACGGCCGGAGCCTCGCCGTGATGGGGAAGGTGGACCGCATCGAGCGCTGGGACCACGTGGAGGGCCTGTCCTTCCTGCGCGTCACGGACTACAAGACCTCGAAGAAGACGAGCCTGGACGCCTACGCCGAGGCGGGCGCCCCCTTCGCCGCCCACCTGCAGACGCCCCTGTACATGCTCATCGCCGAGGCGGCCCTGCCCGGGAGCCTCAGCACCGCGGCGCTGCTACCCCTGCGCGAGGAGGAGCCCGCCCCCTTCACGGAGCACCTCCGGACCCTGGCCGAGGCCGGCGACTCCGGGGCCTGGCGCGCCCGGCTGCGGGAGAACCTGGCCCGCTTCGACGCGCGTCTGGAGACCGGGGACTTCCCGCCCACGCCCGGAGACCACTGCCAGCGCTGCGAGCTGGGCGCCCTCTGCGGCCGGCCGGTGGATGTGACCGTCGAGACCGACGAAGGAGAGGACTGA
- a CDS encoding UvrD-helicase domain-containing protein: protein MRSLDLRDPRVLDQSLVVSASAGSGKTFTLTVLVTANLGRGDIRPYEILATTFSEAAAADLRERLLRPLDLLAALDEPTWRELRPLLGQSDSKPVEALLKALPLADRLRKSAGEVGLAACHWGGAAWADSPAKARAFWRRTRREAELLQVSTIHSLALRLLGRGEGAPESLRDVAHPALLRLLRQTVREALTLPEAHPDQVPARLLLAWAERNWEDLSRGHDQHRDALGHLDPEDPAPHRAALRAALAAAAQALAPYAANPVLAQDQASRSRHFFKASCILPLPGAGADLAACLRWAESQSRRADAEKTYFTPEFRAAMATFGPVADALEAWLRCLLVEALRRFEARKAEQGQATFGDLVRQALLGLREGRLETTPPKLLLVDEYQDTSRSQDAFLTALGAGRIVRVGDVKQAIYGFRGGDPDLLRDHLAAAGDRAFRLPSNFRSTPEVVALANRYVDEVWPRLAPAMDGLDGLQEAVGPEALPVGLVRSPAPSSGTDLPALSDWIAGLSREAGWRQCLGASARPGPRRRTLLLKQRTKLPALLQRLKHQGIQPYVVAKAGFWDSPGVRLVMAALEAVAHPERPLPCAALLRQVVGLSDGELTRLAAAHEGRPALPGLGSLDPEALPEPHQDGARWLLDLRQASTQELAGRLLRQGSVLRALGALRIHGAMEPLRARRNLAALLALLLDLPASPAVAFALLEDERAGMERGDLPASAEDADLLIQTVHGSKGLEYDDVILPLLHARPRAFRRGELRTQPDTGDLLLAWKLGDHPGAAYRALKPIVEARQRRDELNLLYVALTRAKERLCLLLQEPKDKKDPAEAKTWAQWGQHLAEAHPELELLQAPPQPAPLPPPEAPAAQAPAARPALPEGVTPPDAHAGTPADTRARARQEGEAVHAFLRDLLVRWEDPEALAACLAATPAIAQLRENALRFLAQFEARGWRPLRRRTELPLAGAAASGALGRADLVVWADDRIHLLDFKHSKAFGEEELAGYRDQLARYARVLEDQEGKAVEAWLVALKSGDWVRV, encoded by the coding sequence ATGCGCAGCCTCGACCTCCGCGATCCCCGCGTCCTCGACCAGTCCCTGGTGGTCAGCGCCAGCGCGGGCTCCGGCAAGACCTTCACCCTCACCGTCCTCGTCACCGCCAATCTGGGCCGCGGGGACATCCGGCCCTACGAGATCCTGGCCACCACCTTCAGCGAGGCGGCGGCGGCGGACCTCCGCGAGCGCCTGCTGCGCCCCCTGGACCTGCTGGCCGCCCTCGACGAGCCCACCTGGCGGGAGCTGCGACCCCTCCTGGGGCAGTCAGACAGCAAGCCCGTCGAAGCCCTGCTGAAGGCCCTGCCTCTGGCGGACCGCCTGCGGAAATCCGCCGGCGAGGTGGGCCTGGCGGCCTGCCACTGGGGCGGCGCCGCCTGGGCGGATTCGCCCGCCAAGGCCCGGGCCTTCTGGCGCCGCACGCGCCGGGAGGCGGAGCTGCTGCAGGTCTCCACCATCCACAGCCTGGCCCTGCGTCTCCTGGGCCGGGGCGAAGGCGCGCCGGAGAGCCTCCGCGACGTGGCCCATCCCGCCCTGCTGCGCCTGCTGCGCCAGACCGTGCGGGAGGCGCTGACCCTCCCCGAGGCGCACCCCGACCAGGTGCCGGCCCGGCTGCTGCTGGCCTGGGCCGAGCGGAACTGGGAGGACCTGTCGCGGGGGCACGACCAGCACCGGGATGCCCTGGGCCACCTCGACCCGGAAGATCCCGCGCCCCACCGGGCCGCGCTGCGGGCCGCCCTGGCCGCGGCCGCGCAGGCCCTGGCACCCTACGCGGCCAACCCGGTGCTGGCCCAGGATCAGGCCAGCCGCTCCCGGCATTTCTTCAAAGCCTCCTGCATCCTTCCGCTCCCGGGTGCGGGTGCGGACCTGGCCGCGTGCCTGCGCTGGGCCGAGAGCCAGAGCCGGCGCGCGGACGCGGAGAAGACCTACTTCACCCCCGAATTCCGGGCGGCCATGGCCACCTTCGGGCCCGTGGCCGATGCGCTGGAGGCCTGGCTGCGTTGCCTGCTGGTGGAGGCCCTGCGGCGGTTCGAGGCGCGCAAGGCGGAGCAGGGACAGGCGACCTTCGGCGACCTCGTCCGCCAGGCCCTGCTCGGGCTGCGGGAAGGCCGGCTGGAGACCACGCCGCCCAAGCTGCTGCTGGTGGACGAGTACCAGGACACCTCGCGCTCCCAGGACGCCTTCCTCACGGCCCTCGGCGCCGGGCGCATCGTCCGCGTGGGGGACGTCAAGCAGGCCATCTACGGATTCCGTGGGGGCGATCCCGACCTGCTGCGCGATCACCTGGCCGCGGCCGGGGACCGGGCCTTCCGGCTTCCCTCCAACTTCCGCTCCACCCCCGAGGTGGTGGCCCTGGCCAACCGCTACGTGGACGAGGTCTGGCCCCGGCTCGCCCCGGCCATGGACGGGCTGGACGGCCTCCAGGAGGCCGTTGGCCCCGAGGCGCTGCCGGTGGGGCTCGTCCGGTCGCCGGCCCCGTCTTCGGGAACGGATCTGCCGGCCCTGTCGGACTGGATCGCAGGGCTCTCCCGAGAGGCGGGCTGGCGGCAGTGTCTGGGCGCGTCCGCGCGGCCCGGCCCTCGCCGCCGGACGCTGCTCCTGAAGCAGCGCACCAAGCTGCCCGCCCTCCTGCAGCGCCTGAAGCACCAGGGTATCCAGCCCTACGTGGTGGCGAAGGCGGGCTTCTGGGACAGCCCCGGCGTGCGCCTGGTCATGGCGGCACTGGAGGCGGTGGCGCATCCCGAGCGGCCGCTGCCCTGCGCCGCGCTGCTCCGCCAGGTGGTGGGGCTCAGCGACGGGGAGCTCACGCGCCTCGCCGCCGCCCACGAGGGCCGGCCGGCCCTTCCGGGCCTGGGCTCGCTCGATCCAGAGGCCCTTCCCGAGCCGCACCAGGACGGGGCCCGCTGGCTGCTGGACCTGCGCCAGGCCTCCACCCAGGAGCTGGCGGGGCGGCTGCTGAGGCAGGGGAGCGTGCTGCGGGCGCTGGGTGCCCTGCGCATCCACGGGGCCATGGAGCCCCTGCGGGCGCGGCGGAACCTCGCGGCCCTGCTGGCCCTTCTGCTGGACCTGCCCGCCAGCCCCGCCGTGGCCTTCGCGCTGCTGGAGGATGAGCGCGCGGGCATGGAGCGGGGCGACCTGCCCGCCTCCGCGGAGGACGCGGACCTGCTCATCCAGACTGTGCATGGCAGCAAGGGACTCGAGTACGACGATGTCATCCTGCCCCTGCTCCACGCCCGACCCCGCGCCTTCCGCCGCGGCGAGCTGCGCACACAGCCGGACACCGGGGACCTGCTGCTGGCCTGGAAGCTGGGCGACCACCCGGGCGCCGCCTACCGGGCACTCAAGCCGATCGTCGAGGCCCGCCAACGCCGGGACGAGCTGAACCTCCTCTACGTGGCCCTCACCCGCGCCAAGGAGCGCCTCTGCCTGCTGCTGCAGGAGCCGAAGGACAAGAAGGATCCCGCCGAGGCGAAGACCTGGGCCCAGTGGGGCCAGCACCTCGCCGAGGCCCATCCCGAGCTGGAGCTCCTCCAGGCCCCGCCCCAGCCCGCGCCGCTTCCACCCCCGGAGGCCCCCGCCGCGCAGGCCCCCGCCGCCAGGCCGGCCCTGCCCGAAGGCGTGACGCCTCCGGACGCCCATGCCGGCACGCCCGCCGACACCCGCGCCAGGGCCCGCCAGGAAGGCGAGGCCGTCCACGCCTTCCTCCGCGACCTCCTGGTGCGCTGGGAGGACCCGGAAGCCCTCGCCGCCTGCCTCGCCGCCACCCCTGCGATCGCGCAGCTGCGCGAGAACGCCCTCCGCTTCCTGGCACAGTTCGAGGCCCGGGGCTGGCGTCCCCTCCGCCGCCGCACCGAGCTGCCCCTGGCCGGGGCTGCCGCCAGCGGCGCGCTGGGCCGCGCCGACCTGGTGGTCTGGGCGGACGACCGCATCCACCTCCTGGACTTCAAGCACTCCAAGGCCTTCGGGGAAGAGGAACTGGCCGGCTACCGCGACCAGCTCGCCCGCTACGCCCGCGTGCTGGAGGACCAGGAAGGGAAGGCCGTCGAGGCCTGGCTGGTGGCGCTGAAATCGGGCGATTGGGTGCGGGTGTAG
- a CDS encoding 3-oxoacyl-ACP synthase III family protein: protein MAQVRSVIIGTGSCLPLRHVPNDAFLEHAFFEGEGQPYPAGETARMVAKFQEITEIAERRYASEDRVASDLALEAAKQALAAAAIDPETLDYVIVAHNFGDVTAGSRQSDLVPTLAARVKARLRIANPFCVAYDLPFGCPGWVQAVIQADYFLRSGDAKRALVIGAETLSRVSDPCDRDSLIYADGAGAVVLEAQAHDEPVGILAHATRTDTLDHGGLLRMGRSFDLDRGDGQLYIKMQGRKLYEYAIATVPGLVRLSLERAGLSLEHVDKVLIHQANGKMDEAILKRLFRLYGIAELPKGIMPMTVSWLGNSSVATVPTLLDLVVRGQLEGHTLHSGDHVVFASVGAGMSINSVVYRWP from the coding sequence ATGGCTCAGGTACGCAGCGTCATCATCGGCACGGGCAGCTGCCTTCCCCTGCGCCACGTCCCGAATGACGCGTTTCTGGAGCATGCCTTCTTCGAGGGTGAAGGGCAGCCCTATCCCGCCGGGGAGACGGCGCGGATGGTGGCGAAGTTCCAGGAGATCACTGAGATCGCCGAGCGGCGCTACGCCTCGGAGGATCGGGTCGCCTCGGATCTGGCCCTCGAGGCCGCGAAGCAGGCCCTGGCCGCGGCCGCCATCGACCCGGAGACCCTGGATTACGTGATCGTGGCCCACAACTTCGGCGACGTGACCGCGGGCAGCCGGCAGTCCGATCTCGTCCCCACCCTGGCCGCGCGGGTCAAGGCGAGGCTGCGCATCGCCAACCCCTTCTGCGTAGCCTACGACCTGCCCTTCGGCTGCCCCGGCTGGGTCCAGGCCGTGATCCAGGCCGACTACTTCCTGCGCTCAGGGGACGCGAAGCGCGCCCTGGTGATCGGCGCCGAGACCCTCTCCCGCGTGTCCGATCCATGCGACCGCGACAGCCTGATCTATGCGGATGGCGCCGGGGCCGTGGTGCTGGAGGCCCAGGCCCACGACGAGCCCGTGGGCATCCTAGCGCACGCCACGAGGACCGACACCCTCGACCACGGCGGGCTGTTGCGGATGGGCCGCTCCTTCGACCTGGACCGCGGCGATGGCCAGCTCTACATCAAGATGCAGGGGCGGAAGCTCTACGAGTACGCGATCGCCACCGTGCCGGGTCTGGTGCGCCTGAGCCTCGAGCGGGCGGGCCTCTCCCTGGAGCACGTGGACAAAGTGCTGATCCACCAGGCCAACGGGAAGATGGACGAGGCCATCCTCAAGCGGCTCTTCCGGCTCTACGGCATCGCGGAGCTACCGAAGGGGATCATGCCCATGACAGTCTCCTGGCTGGGCAACAGCTCCGTGGCCACCGTGCCCACCCTCCTCGACCTGGTGGTGAGGGGCCAGCTGGAGGGCCACACCCTGCACAGCGGCGACCATGTGGTGTTCGCCTCCGTGGGCGCCGGCATGAGCATCAATTCTGTGGTCTATCGGTGGCCGTGA